AAAAATTTCTTTTAGATTCATTGATTAACCATTCTATAGTATTTTTTATATCATTAATTATATAAATTTTATCTTCTTTTTCTATAAAATTTTTATACTTTTTAAATTTTTTAAATTTTTCTCCTAATAAAATAATTGAAAAATATTCTTTGCTATTTATAAATTGATTTGTAAAATCATATTGATAACGATATTCATATCTAGATGCAATAATGCTTGGTTCAAAAATATTTTCTTTTTCATTAATTTTCGATTGATAAAATGTATTATTTTTATCTTTTTTATTTAATTTATTTATTAGTTGTTCTATCCATATTAAAACTTTTTCTTTATCTTTTAAATTATTTAAATGTGGTTGATAAATTAATTCATTCAATATTATTTCAGGAAAATAACTATTACTTTTTTTTGTGTTTATTTGAATTTTATTAAATTCATAGATAATTTCTTTAAATATTTTTATATTTTGTTCAATTTTATTTTGTTTTTTATTTTTTATAATTAAATTTTTTAAAGCATACTTAATTTGGTATTTTTTCATTTCTTCATCATTTTTAATATATTTTTCTTTTTTTCCTATTTTAATTTTATATAATGGAGGTTGAGCAATATAAATATATCCTTTTTCAATTAGTTCAGGTAATTGACGATAAAAAAATGTTAATAATAATGTTCTAATATGTGCTCCATCAATATCTGCATCTGTCATGATTATAATATAATTATATCTTAATTTTTCTAAATTATATTCGTGTTCTCCAATACCACATCCTAACGCTGTTATAAGCGCTGCTAATTCTTGAGATAATATCATTTTATTAAATTTTGATTTTTGTACATTTAATATCTTTCCTTTAAGCGGTAAAATTGCTTGATTTTTTCTATTTCTACCTTGTTTTGCAGAACCTCCTGCAGAATCTCCTTCAACTAAATAAATTTCTGATATTTTTGGATCATTTTCTTGGCAATCAGATAATTTCCCAGGTAATCCTCCTAAATCCAGCATATTTTTTCTTTTATTTATTTCTCTAGCACGTTTTGCTGCTTCTCTTGTTTGTGCCGTGTTTATAATTTTTTGAATTATAGCTTTTGAATCACTAGGGTTTTCTAAAAGATATTCAATTAAATATTCATTAATTAAGGATTCTATTACTGATTTTACTTCAGATGACACTAATTTATCTTTTGTTTGTGAAGAAAATTTAGGATCAGTTAATTTAATTGATATAATTGCAGTTATACCTTCTCTTGTATCTTCTCCAGTGATAATAGTTTTATGTTTTTTATTATATCCTTCACGTTCAATATGTAAATTTAATGTACGTGTTACTCCTGATCTAAACCCCGCTAAATGTGTACCTCCATCTTTTTGAGGTATATTATTTGTAAAACAATATATATTTTCTTGATGTGATTCATTCCATTGAATAGCTACTTCTAATTCAATATCTTTTTTAAAAGATTTAAAATAAAATATTTTTGAATTAATTGTTAATTTATTTTTATTTAGAAATTTGATGAAAGTTTTAATTCCACCTTTATAATGGTAATGATCTTCAATATTATTTCTATTATCTTTTAAATAAATAGAAATACTAGAATTAAGAAAAGATAATTCGCGTAAACGTTTTGATAAAATTTCATATTGAAATGTTGTTTTATTTGTAAAAGTTTTATAACTGGGCCAGAATCTAATATATGTTCCTGTTTTATTAGTTTTTCCAATTACTAATAAAGGTGATTTTGGTATTCCATTTTGATATATTTGTTGATATTGTTTTTGATTTTTATAAATAATTAATTTAAGTTTTTCTGATAAAGCGTTAACTACTGAAATACCAACACCATGTAATCCACCAGAAATTTTATAAGAATCATTATTAAATTTTCCACCTGAATGTAATATAGTCATAATCACTTCTGCAGCTGATATTTTTTCTTCGTGATGCATATCAGTTGGAATTCCTCGTCCATCATCTTCTATTGATACAGAGTTATCTTTGTGAATAGTAACTATAATTTCTTTACAAAAACCTGCTAATGCTTCATCAATAGAATTATCAACAATTTCAAAAACCATATGATGTAGACCACTACCATCATCAGTATCACCAATATACATTCCTGGTCTTTTTCGAACTGCATCTAACCCTCTAAGAATTTGAATATTTGAAGAGTTATAATTATCTTTCATGTTTATTCCTATTTTTAAAAAACTAAAATAAATATTTCATATATTTTTACTTTATAAATTTTTTATCGTTTAATGTTTTAATAACATTATTACATAAATATCTGAAAAGTTATTTTCTGATTGAATTTGTATTGAAGATTGAGTTTCATTAAAAAATAATAAAATATTTTCACTTTGTATTACCTTTAATACATCTAGTATATAATAAACATTAATTGATATTTCAATTGTATCGCCAAAGTATTCAATATTAAATTGATCTTTTGCAGTTTCTTCATCTTGATTGTAAGATACTGTTTTAAGTATTCCGTTATTAATATTTATTTCAATACCAGAAAATTTTTCATATGATAAGATAGAAGTACGTAATAATGATTTTTTGAATAAATGGTTATTAATAATAATAGGTTTATTTAATTTTTTTAATAAAACATTATTATAGTTTGGATATTCTCCGTCAATTAATTGTGTAGTGAATATTAAATTATCTATATATATTCTTAAATGAGTATTACCAATTAAAATATGTAATAATTCATTTTTTATATTTAATAATCGTAATATTTCCATAACTCCTTTATTTGGAACAATAATTGAAAAAAAATTTATTTTTTCTTTTAATAAAACATATGATATTGCTAATCTGTATCCATCTGTTGCTACACTTTTAAGATGGTTATTTTTTTTTTCAAACAACATACCATTAAGGTAATATCGAATATCTTGTTTACCCATAGCAAATTCAGTTTTTAATATCATATTTTTAAAAATATCTGATGATATATAAAAATCAGAATGATAATTAAAATTTTGATGATTAGGGAAATTATCGGCTGTTATAGTTAACAATATATAACTACTGTTTTCAGAAAAAATATATATTTTATTTTTTTTTAATTTTATTTGGATAATTGAAGTTTCTGATAAATTTTGACAAATATTTAATATCTTTTTTCCTGAAATTGTTATTTTTCCTGGTGTATATTTAGTTGAAATATAGATTTTTGAAATTATTTCTATTTCTAAATTTGTTGCAGTTAAAGATAATATATTATCTTTCATTTCTATGAGGATATTTTCTAAAATAGGATGTGAGCTATTTTTTACTAGTAGCCGACTAATTTTTTTTAAATTTTTAATTAAAATATTATTTTGAATAGTAAATTGCATAATTTTACCCTGATAGGGTTCTTATTAAATTTGAAAAATCTTCTTTAATATCATGATTTTCTTTACGTAAATGTTCAATTTTACGACAAGCATGCAATACTGTAGTATGATCTCTTCCATTAAATGCATCTCCAATTTCTGGTAAACTATGTTTTGTTAGTTCTTTTGATATAGCCATAGCTATCTGTCTAGGTCTAGCTATTGATCGAGATCGTCTTCTAGATAATAAATCTGATACCTTAATTTTATAATATTCTGAAACTTTTTTTTGGATATTATCAATAGTAACAAGTTTTTCTTGTAAAGTTAAAATATCTCTAAGTGATTCTCGAACAAATTCAATAGTAATAGTTTTATGGCTAAAATTAGAATTAACAATTATTCTATTTAAAGCTCCTTCTAATTCACGTACATTAGAACATAAATGTTTTGCAATAAAAAAAGCAATTTCATCAGGTAAAAAAATATTTTTTTCATCAGCTTTTTTAATTAATATAGCTACTCTTGTTTCTAATTCTGGGGGATCTATAGAAACAGTTAAACCCCATCCAAATCTAGATTTTAATCTGTCTTTAACACCATTAATTGCTTTTGGGTATCGATCTGAAGTTAAAATAATTTGTTGATTTTCTTCTAAAAGAGTATTAAATGTATGAAAAAATTCTTCTTGAGAACGTTCTTTATGTGCAAGAAATTGAATATCATCAATAAGTAATGCATCTACTGAACGATAATATAGTTTAAATTTATCAATAGCATTGTTTTGCAGTGCTCTTACCATATCTTGAACAAAACGTTCAGAATTCATATAAATAATTCTCATATTATATTTATGTGCTAATATTTGATTTCCAATAGCATGAAGTAAATGTGTTTTACCTAATCCTGTACCTCCATATAAAAATAATGGATTATAAGAATTTCCAGGATTATTAGCCACTTGTAAAGCTGCTGCTCGTGCTAATTGATTAGATTTACCTTCTATAAAGTTTTCAAATTTATTTTTTTTATTAATATTAAATTGATAATATGGTTGCGATGGACTATTTTTTTTTTCTTTTATATTAATTTTTTTAATATTATTTAAAATATTTTTTTTAAATTTTTTTTCTTTCGAAGTTTGATATACTTTAAATGTTATTAATAATTTATTAGGATCATAAAAATCTTTTATTGCTTTTTTAAAAGTAATTAAATATTTATCTTTTACCCATTCTAAAACGAATCGATTTGGAGCATATATTTCTAAAATATTATTATTTAATTTAGTTTTTAAAGGGCGTATCCACATACTAAATTCTGTAGATGGTAGTTTTTCTTGTAATCGACTAAGGCATTTTTTCCAAATACAAAGTGACACAGTATACTCCAAGTAAAAATATATAAAAAATATAATTATTTTTTAAAAAGTAATATAAAATCATTTGTTAAAAAATTAAATTATATAACTTTAAATATGTAAATGTTATAAAAGGGTATAATATATTTTATTTATTTTTTATTAAAGATTAAGGTTAAATTTTACTTTTATAAATTAATATTTATTGATTAAATGAAATAAATGTAAAAATAATATAAAATTATAATAAAGAATAAAAAGACAATAATTCATTTTTAATTGATTTTTTTAAAATCTTTTATTTATATTTATATAAAAAAATTATCAAATTATATTAATTATTTTATGGTGTATAAAAAATGAAAAGAACTTTTCAACCATCAGTATTAAAGCGTAATCGTTCACATGGATTTAGAATCCGAATGTCAACTAAAAGTGGTCGTTATATTTTATCACGAAGACGTTCTAAATTAAGATCACGTTTAAGTGTTTCTAGTAAATAATAAGGTTTAATATGATATTAAATTATTTTTTTAAAAAAAAATCTAAATTATTAAAATCAATAAATTTTAAATATGTTTTTGAGAAAAATTATATGCAAAGTAATTTTGAATTAGTTATTTTAGGACGTTCTAATTATTTAGGATATCCTAGATTAGGTATTAGTATACCTAAAAAAAATGTTAAATATGCATATAAACGAAATATAATTAAAAGATTAATTCGAGAAACTTTTCGTCTATTGCAATATAAATTAACTTCTAAGGATTTTATAGTAATAGCTAAAAAAAATATTATTTCTTTAAATAATAAAAATATAATTAATATATTGGAGACTCTATGGTTAAAATATCATCATTAATTATATATTTTTTAACTCATATTATTTTAATTTATCAGTATTTTATTAGTCCTTTTATGCAATCTCATTGTCGTTTTTATCCGACTTGTTCAACATATATGATTTGTTCTTTGCATAAATTTGGAATAATTAAAGGTATAATTTTAACAATATTTCGTTTGTTTAAATGTCATCCATTTTATAAAACTGGATATGACCCAATATCTTTTAGAACAAAAGATAAAAGTGAATATTAATTATGGAATTACAACGTAATTTTTTTATTTTTGCTTTTTTATTTATTTCTTTTTTGCTTTGGCAAGAATGGAAAAAACAACCATTTTTAAATAATTATGATAATAAAAATAATAGTTTAAATCTTGATATTAATACTAAAAAAAAGAATGATCAAAATCAAATCATTATTAAAAATGATGTGATTCGTTTAGTTGTAAATATGTATGGAGGAGATATAGAAGAAGCAAGTTTATTAAATTATAAAGAAAAATTAAATTCTTCTAAACCAATGAAATTGTTAGAAACAACACCAAATTTTATTTACCAAGCACAAAGTGGTTTAATTGGAAAAGATGGTTTAGATAATATAGAAAATTATAGTAGACCATTATATTATTCAAAAAATAATTTTTTTGAATTGAAAAATAATCAATATGAACTTCGTGTTCCAATTGTTTTTCTTAAAAATAAAAATGTCATTTATACTAAAACATTTATTATTAAACGAGGAAAATATGATTTAGAGATAGAATATAATATAAATAATATTAGTAATAATAATTTAGAATTACGTATGTTTGGTCAATTAAGACAAACAATTCAACTACCTGAAAATCGTAATATTTATAGTAAAAATTTTGCTCTTCAAACATTTCGTGGAGCTGCATATTCAACTAATGATATAAAATATCAAAAATATAAATTTGACGATATTTCTAAAAATCAACAATTAAATATTTTTACAAAAAGTGGTTGGATTGCGATGTTACAACAATATTTTTCTGTAGCTTGGATACCTGATTTTAATGCTAATTTAAATAGTATTTATACTTCTTATTTAAATAATAATATTGCTATTATTGGTTATCAATCTCCTATTATTAATATCCCATCTAATTCTCAATATACTATTAAATCAAAATTATGGATAGGACCTGCAATACAAAAAGAAATGGCTTTAGTAGCTCCAAATTTGGATTTAACAGTAGATTATGGTTGGCTTTGGTTTTTATCTCAACCTTTATTTAAATTATTGAGTATTTTATATAATATTGTAGGTAATTGGGGTTTTTCTATTGTTTTAATCACATTTATTATGAAAGCAATAACATATCCTTTAACAAAAGCGCAATATGTTTCTATGGTAAAAATGCGTAAATTACAACCTAAGATAAACGAAATAAAGAAAAATTTTGGAGATAATAAACAACGTATGAGTCAAGAAATGATACGTTTATATAGAATAGAAAAAATCAATCCACTAGGTGGGTGTTTACCAGTTTTGATACAAATGCCTATTTTTTTATCACTTTATTATATGCTAATTAGTTCTGTTGAATTACGTCATGCACCATTTTTATTTTGGATTAAAGATTTATCTAGTCAAGATCCTTATTATATTTTACCTATTATCATGGGTATTACAATGTTTTTTGTACAAAGTTTATCGTCTAATAATATTTCTGATCCATTACAGCAAAAAATAATACGTTTTATACCTATTTTATTTACATTGTTTTTTTTATGGTTTCCATCAGGATTGGTATTATATTATATTATTAGTAATTTAGTAACGATTATACAACAAAAAATTATTTTATTTCATTTTAAAAAATAGATTAAATAGTTGTTTGATATTAATTTATATTTATTAAATAAGAAACTATTTATGATAAAAAGAAAAACTATTGTTGCTCAAGTAACACATCCAGGTAAAAGTTCTGTTGGGATATTACGAGTTTCTGGAGTTAATGCAAAAAAAATTGCTATTTTAATTTTAAATAAAATACCTAAACCTAGAGTTGCTACTTATTCTAAGTTTTTTAACAAAAATAATGAAATTTTAGATCAAGGTATAGCTTTATGGTTCCCTTCTCCATTTTCATTTACAGGTGAAGATGTATTGGAGTTACAGGGTCATGGAAGCCCAGTAATAATAGATTTATTAATTACAACGATTTTATCTGTAAAAAATATAAGATTAGCTAGACCCGGAGAATTTTGTGAACGTGCATTTTTAAATGGAAAAATTGATTTAATTCAGGCAGAAGCAATAGATGATTTAATTAATTCTGAAAATGAATCTATGATTAAAGCTTCATTAAATTCTTTACAAGGAAACTTCTCATATTATATAAAAAATTTACTTAAAACACTTATTGAATTTCGAGTTTATATTGAATCTAGTATAGATTTTTCAGAAGAAGAAATTGATTTTAATTATAATGATATTATTTTTATTAAATTTAAAAAATTAAATAATTATTTTTTAAAAATAAAAAATTTAATTAAAAATGAAAGTGTGATAAGAGAATCAAAAAAAATTATAATTATTGGACCTCCGAATGCTGGAAAATCTAGTTTATTAAATATATTATCTTCAAGAAATAAAGCTATAGTTACGAATATCCCAGGAACAACTCGAGATCTTCTTCATGAATATATTAATATTAATGGGATTTTATGTGAGTTTATTGATACAGCTGGTTTTCATAATACAACAAATACTATTGAAAAAATTGGTATTGATCTAGCTTGGAAGGAAATAAAAAAATGTGATCATATTTTATTTGTTATTGATAAAACAATTGATTTAAAACATCAAAAAAAAATATCTGATAATTTTTTAAAAAAAATTTCTTCTTACAATAAAAATAATATTGAAATTACTTTTATTTTAAATAAAAATGATTTATCACCAGATAATTTTAAGATTAAAAAAATAGGAAAATTTTTTTTTATTAGTATTTCTGCCCTTACTGGGGAGGGAATAGATATACTAAAAAAACATCTTATTAATATAGAAAAAAATAAAAATAAAGAAGGTACTTTTATTGCTAGAAGGCGTCATCTATATCAAATTGATTTATCGTATCATGAATTTCTAAAAGCTCAAAAAAATTGGATAAAAAATAAAAATATTGAATTATTAGCAGAATCATTAAATATAATGAATAAAATTATTGGAGAAATTACTGGATCTTTTTCTTCTAATGATTTATTAAATCGTATTTTTTCTACCTTTTGTATAGGTAAATAGTATTTAATTATGCCCGGAGGCGGAATTGAACCACCGACACGGGGATTTTCAGTCCCCTGCTCTACCAACTGAGCTATCCGGGCATTTTTTACATTAAATCATCAAAGATAAAACTTTGTCAATCTTTTTTTGATAAACAATATAGATAAATGATTTATTTTTTTATTTAAAAAATAATAAAAATAATTTTTACCCTTGAAGTTTTAATAAACATCCATATATTTAATATTAATATAAGATTAAAATATTTTTTAAATCAGAAGGATTATTCACAGGAGTATTATCATATGAAAATTCGTCCATTGCATGATCGTGTACTTGTAAAACGTCAAGAAGCAGAGTCAAAATCTGCTGGAGGTATTGTTCTTACAGGTTCTGCTGCAGGTAAATCAAATAGAGGTACTGTTAAAGCAGTTGGTAATGGTCGTGTTTTAGATAGTGGGGAAATTAAACCATTAGATGTAAAAGTTGGAGATATTGTTATTTTTAATGAGGGTTATGGTGCAAAAACAGAAAAAATTAATAATGAAGAATTACTAATTTTAACTGAAAGTGACATTTTAGCAATTGTTGAATAGTAAATACATAAGTTCTGTTGTATATCTATTAAAAATATATATTTAAGGAAATGTCAAAATGGGCGCTAAAGATGTAAAATTTGGTAATGAAGCTCGAATCAAAATGCTTCGAGGTGTTAATGTATTAGCTGATGCAGTAAAAGTTACTTTAGGACCAAAAGGTCGAAATGTAGTTTTAGATAAATCTTTTGGTGCACCTAGTATTACTAAAGATGGTGTATCTGTAGCTCGTGAAATTGAGTTAGAAGATAAATTTGAAAACATGGGTGCTCAAATGGTTAAAGAAGTTGCATCTAAAGCTAATGATGCAGCAGGAGATGGTACTACAACAGCAACATTATTAGCACAATCTATAGTTAATGAAGGATTAAAAGCAGTAGCTGCTGGAATGAATCCTATGGATTTAAAACGAGGTATTGACAAGGCAGTTATTAATGCTGTTGAAGAATTAAGAAATCTATCTGTGCCGTGTTCTGATTCTAAAGCAATTACACAAGTTGGAACTATTTCTGCTAATGCTGATGAAAAAGTAGGAGCATTAATTGCCGAAGCAATGGAAAAAGTAGGAAATGATGGAGTTATTACGGTAGA
The Buchnera aphidicola (Protaphis terricola) genome window above contains:
- the yidC gene encoding membrane protein insertase YidC, producing the protein MELQRNFFIFAFLFISFLLWQEWKKQPFLNNYDNKNNSLNLDINTKKKNDQNQIIIKNDVIRLVVNMYGGDIEEASLLNYKEKLNSSKPMKLLETTPNFIYQAQSGLIGKDGLDNIENYSRPLYYSKNNFFELKNNQYELRVPIVFLKNKNVIYTKTFIIKRGKYDLEIEYNINNISNNNLELRMFGQLRQTIQLPENRNIYSKNFALQTFRGAAYSTNDIKYQKYKFDDISKNQQLNIFTKSGWIAMLQQYFSVAWIPDFNANLNSIYTSYLNNNIAIIGYQSPIINIPSNSQYTIKSKLWIGPAIQKEMALVAPNLDLTVDYGWLWFLSQPLFKLLSILYNIVGNWGFSIVLITFIMKAITYPLTKAQYVSMVKMRKLQPKINEIKKNFGDNKQRMSQEMIRLYRIEKINPLGGCLPVLIQMPIFLSLYYMLISSVELRHAPFLFWIKDLSSQDPYYILPIIMGITMFFVQSLSSNNISDPLQQKIIRFIPILFTLFFLWFPSGLVLYYIISNLVTIIQQKIILFHFKK
- the dnaN gene encoding DNA polymerase III subunit beta, whose product is MQFTIQNNILIKNLKKISRLLVKNSSHPILENILIEMKDNILSLTATNLEIEIISKIYISTKYTPGKITISGKKILNICQNLSETSIIQIKLKKNKIYIFSENSSYILLTITADNFPNHQNFNYHSDFYISSDIFKNMILKTEFAMGKQDIRYYLNGMLFEKKNNHLKSVATDGYRLAISYVLLKEKINFFSIIVPNKGVMEILRLLNIKNELLHILIGNTHLRIYIDNLIFTTQLIDGEYPNYNNVLLKKLNKPIIINNHLFKKSLLRTSILSYEKFSGIEININNGILKTVSYNQDEETAKDQFNIEYFGDTIEISINVYYILDVLKVIQSENILLFFNETQSSIQIQSENNFSDIYVIMLLKH
- the rnpA gene encoding ribonuclease P protein component, whose product is MILNYFFKKKSKLLKSINFKYVFEKNYMQSNFELVILGRSNYLGYPRLGISIPKKNVKYAYKRNIIKRLIRETFRLLQYKLTSKDFIVIAKKNIISLNNKNIINILETLWLKYHH
- the yidD gene encoding membrane protein insertion efficiency factor YidD, which produces MVKISSLIIYFLTHIILIYQYFISPFMQSHCRFYPTCSTYMICSLHKFGIIKGIILTIFRLFKCHPFYKTGYDPISFRTKDKSEY
- the mnmE gene encoding tRNA uridine-5-carboxymethylaminomethyl(34) synthesis GTPase MnmE, which encodes MIKRKTIVAQVTHPGKSSVGILRVSGVNAKKIAILILNKIPKPRVATYSKFFNKNNEILDQGIALWFPSPFSFTGEDVLELQGHGSPVIIDLLITTILSVKNIRLARPGEFCERAFLNGKIDLIQAEAIDDLINSENESMIKASLNSLQGNFSYYIKNLLKTLIEFRVYIESSIDFSEEEIDFNYNDIIFIKFKKLNNYFLKIKNLIKNESVIRESKKIIIIGPPNAGKSSLLNILSSRNKAIVTNIPGTTRDLLHEYININGILCEFIDTAGFHNTTNTIEKIGIDLAWKEIKKCDHILFVIDKTIDLKHQKKISDNFLKKISSYNKNNIEITFILNKNDLSPDNFKIKKIGKFFFISISALTGEGIDILKKHLINIEKNKNKEGTFIARRRHLYQIDLSYHEFLKAQKNWIKNKNIELLAESLNIMNKIIGEITGSFSSNDLLNRIFSTFCIGK
- the rpmH gene encoding 50S ribosomal protein L34; this translates as MKRTFQPSVLKRNRSHGFRIRMSTKSGRYILSRRRSKLRSRLSVSSK
- the dnaA gene encoding chromosomal replication initiator protein DnaA; amino-acid sequence: MSLCIWKKCLSRLQEKLPSTEFSMWIRPLKTKLNNNILEIYAPNRFVLEWVKDKYLITFKKAIKDFYDPNKLLITFKVYQTSKEKKFKKNILNNIKKINIKEKKNSPSQPYYQFNINKKNKFENFIEGKSNQLARAAALQVANNPGNSYNPLFLYGGTGLGKTHLLHAIGNQILAHKYNMRIIYMNSERFVQDMVRALQNNAIDKFKLYYRSVDALLIDDIQFLAHKERSQEEFFHTFNTLLEENQQIILTSDRYPKAINGVKDRLKSRFGWGLTVSIDPPELETRVAILIKKADEKNIFLPDEIAFFIAKHLCSNVRELEGALNRIIVNSNFSHKTITIEFVRESLRDILTLQEKLVTIDNIQKKVSEYYKIKVSDLLSRRRSRSIARPRQIAMAISKELTKHSLPEIGDAFNGRDHTTVLHACRKIEHLRKENHDIKEDFSNLIRTLSG
- the gyrB gene encoding DNA topoisomerase (ATP-hydrolyzing) subunit B, which gives rise to MKDNYNSSNIQILRGLDAVRKRPGMYIGDTDDGSGLHHMVFEIVDNSIDEALAGFCKEIIVTIHKDNSVSIEDDGRGIPTDMHHEEKISAAEVIMTILHSGGKFNNDSYKISGGLHGVGISVVNALSEKLKLIIYKNQKQYQQIYQNGIPKSPLLVIGKTNKTGTYIRFWPSYKTFTNKTTFQYEILSKRLRELSFLNSSISIYLKDNRNNIEDHYHYKGGIKTFIKFLNKNKLTINSKIFYFKSFKKDIELEVAIQWNESHQENIYCFTNNIPQKDGGTHLAGFRSGVTRTLNLHIEREGYNKKHKTIITGEDTREGITAIISIKLTDPKFSSQTKDKLVSSEVKSVIESLINEYLIEYLLENPSDSKAIIQKIINTAQTREAAKRAREINKRKNMLDLGGLPGKLSDCQENDPKISEIYLVEGDSAGGSAKQGRNRKNQAILPLKGKILNVQKSKFNKMILSQELAALITALGCGIGEHEYNLEKLRYNYIIIMTDADIDGAHIRTLLLTFFYRQLPELIEKGYIYIAQPPLYKIKIGKKEKYIKNDEEMKKYQIKYALKNLIIKNKKQNKIEQNIKIFKEIIYEFNKIQINTKKSNSYFPEIILNELIYQPHLNNLKDKEKVLIWIEQLINKLNKKDKNNTFYQSKINEKENIFEPSIIASRYEYRYQYDFTNQFINSKEYFSIILLGEKFKKFKKYKNFIEKEDKIYIINDIKNTIEWLINESKRNFFIQRYKGLGEMNPDQLWHTTMNPETRNMLQVTIHDAISANNLFNTLMGDAVEPRRKFIEKNALNASNIDI
- a CDS encoding co-chaperone GroES is translated as MKIRPLHDRVLVKRQEAESKSAGGIVLTGSAAGKSNRGTVKAVGNGRVLDSGEIKPLDVKVGDIVIFNEGYGAKTEKINNEELLILTESDILAIVE